A genomic region of Microbacterium schleiferi contains the following coding sequences:
- a CDS encoding DUF2804 domain-containing protein: MQTRFPQQGDGDELTAPVSLTLPGGRLNPAAIGWARQPLVDTAGIGGRGSWGRNKRWEYWNVMTPRYIVGITVSSLDYAAVHEVWVFDRRTEEPVHESVTLLPARGVVLPPSLGGGPVSARAKNLEIDIVDEGDGERMRVTIPRVTIDVVADMPARHERLAVVVPWSERRFQYTVKDVARPARGTIVVDGEAYELPDGASWAVLDHGRGRWPYDITWNWGAGSGTSGGAVIGIQVGGRWTDGTGATENAFFVDGRMHKIHDDLVWEYDQSNFLLPWSVHGGGLEAQFAPFYDRVSRTDLGVISAHTDQCFGVWWGTFVTLTDERIAFEGIEGWAEHVHNRW, encoded by the coding sequence ATGCAGACCAGATTCCCCCAACAAGGCGACGGTGACGAGCTCACCGCTCCCGTGTCCTTGACGCTCCCGGGCGGCCGGCTCAATCCCGCCGCGATCGGATGGGCGCGCCAGCCGCTCGTGGATACGGCAGGCATCGGAGGTCGCGGGTCGTGGGGGCGCAACAAGCGCTGGGAATACTGGAACGTGATGACCCCTCGCTACATCGTGGGCATCACGGTGTCGTCGTTGGACTATGCAGCCGTGCACGAGGTCTGGGTGTTCGACCGCCGCACCGAGGAACCCGTTCACGAATCAGTGACGCTCCTGCCCGCCCGGGGTGTTGTCCTCCCGCCCTCGCTCGGCGGCGGTCCGGTGTCAGCGCGCGCCAAGAACCTCGAGATCGACATCGTCGACGAGGGCGACGGTGAACGGATGCGCGTGACGATCCCGCGCGTCACGATCGACGTCGTCGCAGACATGCCCGCTCGCCATGAACGGTTGGCCGTCGTGGTGCCCTGGAGCGAGCGACGCTTTCAATACACGGTCAAGGATGTCGCGCGACCCGCTCGGGGCACGATCGTCGTCGACGGCGAAGCGTATGAGCTTCCCGACGGTGCGTCATGGGCTGTTCTCGACCACGGCCGCGGCAGGTGGCCCTACGACATCACGTGGAACTGGGGCGCGGGGTCCGGAACGAGTGGCGGCGCGGTGATCGGCATCCAGGTCGGCGGCCGCTGGACCGACGGAACCGGAGCGACCGAGAACGCCTTCTTCGTCGATGGACGGATGCACAAGATCCATGACGATCTGGTCTGGGAGTACGACCAGTCGAACTTCCTGCTCCCCTGGTCAGTGCACGGCGGCGGCCTGGAGGCGCAGTTTGCGCCCTTCTACGATCGCGTGTCCCGCACGGACCTCGGGGTCATCTCGGCGCACACAGACCAGTGCTTCGGCGTCTGGTGGGGTACTTTCGTGACCTTGACAGACGAGCGGATTGCGTTCGAGGGCATCGAAGGGTGGGCTGAACACGTCCACAACCGTTGGTAG
- a CDS encoding Hsp20/alpha crystallin family protein — protein sequence MATYDPLRDMERFANALFDGNRRGPRQMPMDLYRDGNHYVVSADLPGIDPGSVDVDVDGQLLTIRAERTLRSQDGVKWITREREAGSFLRQLSLGQGIDTDGIAASYANGVLTVTIPVSPKAQPRKIEIATDSASTIRVDEASTEVQEAGASA from the coding sequence ATGGCAACCTATGACCCGCTCCGCGACATGGAGCGATTCGCGAACGCACTCTTCGACGGCAACCGGCGTGGACCGCGCCAGATGCCGATGGACCTCTACCGGGACGGCAACCACTACGTGGTCTCCGCTGACCTGCCTGGCATCGACCCGGGCTCGGTCGACGTGGATGTCGACGGCCAGTTGCTGACCATCCGCGCCGAGCGCACCCTGCGGTCGCAGGACGGCGTCAAGTGGATCACCCGTGAGCGCGAGGCCGGCAGCTTCCTGCGCCAGTTGAGCCTCGGACAGGGCATCGACACCGACGGCATTGCTGCGAGCTACGCGAACGGCGTGCTGACGGTGACGATTCCGGTGAGCCCAAAGGCTCAGCCCCGCAAGATCGAGATCGCGACCGACTCAGCCTCGACGATCCGCGTCGACGAGGCATCCACCGAGGTCCAGGAGGCCGGCGCCAGCGCCTGA
- a CDS encoding acyl-CoA dehydrogenase family protein — MASLDALIDIADVDALLTDDERATRDAVRDLVERRVTPYVADWFERGEIDDLRGLAKDLGQLGVLGMHLEGYGCAGMSATEYGLACLELEAADSGIRSLVSVQGSLAMFAIWRWGSEEQKTRWLPGMAAGELIGCFGLTEPDAGSDPASMRTRARRDGTDWILEGRKMWITNGSVADVAIVWAQTDDGIRGFVVPTDTPGFSAPQIHHKLSLRASVTSELVLDGVRLPADAVLPEVVGLKGPLSCLNEARYGIVWGALGAARSALTAALAYARERTQFGRPIGGFQLTQQKLVDSMLEYEKGLLLAVHLGRRKDAGILTPDQVSLGKLNNVREALEICRTARTVLGANGISLEYPVIRHAANLESVLTYEGTVEMHTLVLGQALTGISAFR, encoded by the coding sequence ATGGCATCCCTTGACGCCCTCATTGATATCGCCGATGTCGATGCGCTGCTGACCGATGACGAGCGCGCGACCCGCGACGCCGTGCGCGACCTCGTGGAACGGCGGGTGACGCCCTACGTCGCCGACTGGTTCGAGCGCGGTGAGATCGATGATCTCCGCGGCCTCGCGAAGGATCTCGGACAGCTCGGCGTGTTGGGTATGCACCTGGAGGGATACGGGTGTGCCGGCATGTCGGCGACCGAGTACGGTCTCGCGTGTCTCGAACTCGAAGCCGCCGACTCCGGCATCCGCTCGCTCGTCTCGGTGCAGGGGTCGCTGGCGATGTTCGCGATCTGGCGGTGGGGGAGCGAGGAGCAGAAGACTCGCTGGCTCCCGGGGATGGCGGCGGGAGAGCTCATCGGATGCTTCGGGCTGACCGAACCGGATGCCGGATCAGACCCCGCGAGCATGCGCACCCGCGCGCGCCGCGACGGCACCGACTGGATCCTCGAGGGTCGCAAGATGTGGATCACGAACGGATCGGTCGCGGACGTGGCGATCGTGTGGGCCCAGACTGATGACGGCATCCGAGGCTTCGTCGTACCGACGGATACCCCCGGATTCTCGGCGCCACAGATCCATCACAAGCTGTCCCTGCGCGCGTCCGTCACCTCTGAGCTCGTCCTCGATGGTGTGCGCCTACCGGCGGACGCTGTCCTCCCCGAGGTCGTCGGTCTCAAGGGTCCGCTCAGCTGCCTGAACGAGGCGCGCTACGGGATCGTGTGGGGAGCGCTCGGCGCGGCGCGGTCGGCGCTGACGGCGGCGCTTGCCTACGCCCGCGAGCGCACACAGTTCGGGCGTCCGATCGGCGGCTTCCAGCTCACGCAGCAGAAGCTCGTCGACAGCATGCTGGAGTATGAAAAGGGACTTCTGCTCGCGGTGCACCTGGGGCGACGGAAGGATGCCGGCATCCTCACGCCCGATCAGGTGAGCCTCGGAAAGCTCAACAACGTGCGCGAGGCTCTGGAGATCTGCCGCACCGCGCGCACCGTGCTCGGCGCCAACGGCATCTCGCTGGAGTACCCCGTCATCCGGCACGCCGCGAACCTGGAGTCGGTGCTCACCTACGAGGGAACCGTCGAGATGCACACGCTCGTCCTCGGGCAGGCTCTGACCGGAATCTCGGCGTTCCGCTGA
- a CDS encoding CaiB/BaiF CoA transferase family protein, giving the protein MHDPMPLDGVIVADFSRVLAGPLAASTLADLGADVIKVERAGLGDDTRRWGPPWTENSTSYFESANRGKRSVAFDLDDPADLRRAQQLAARADVLIENFLPGTLTRFGLDYESLQPANPGLIYASVTGFGGGPGARLPGYDFLIQAQGGLMDITGPVGEPAKVGVAIVDVLAAKDLATAVLAALYERGRSGRGQRVEIALLTSLQAALVNQASALHATGSTPRSLGNRHPSIAPYETVKTGEGALALAVGNDAQFARLCAVLGAPGLSADPRFATNGQRVAHRDALIDELERRLQADSASAWADRLMDAGVPAGTIGTVADGFALAERLGLSPVVEVDGGTAQTRSPLRLSRTPITEYRRPPHLDEHGEEIRRWLDADIAAGDPEGETHGIP; this is encoded by the coding sequence ATGCATGACCCGATGCCTCTGGACGGCGTGATCGTCGCCGACTTCAGTCGTGTGCTCGCCGGCCCCCTGGCGGCGTCGACACTTGCCGATCTCGGCGCCGATGTCATCAAGGTCGAGCGAGCGGGTTTGGGCGACGACACTCGCCGGTGGGGACCGCCCTGGACCGAGAACTCGACCTCGTATTTCGAGTCGGCCAATCGCGGGAAGCGATCGGTCGCTTTCGATCTCGACGACCCTGCCGACCTTCGTCGGGCGCAACAGCTCGCGGCGCGCGCGGACGTCCTGATCGAGAACTTCCTCCCCGGCACCCTCACCCGCTTCGGGCTGGACTATGAGAGTCTGCAGCCCGCGAACCCCGGGCTGATCTACGCCTCCGTCACCGGCTTCGGCGGGGGCCCAGGAGCGCGCCTGCCGGGCTACGACTTTCTCATCCAGGCTCAAGGCGGCCTCATGGACATCACTGGTCCGGTGGGTGAGCCCGCCAAGGTCGGCGTCGCGATCGTCGATGTCCTCGCCGCCAAAGACCTCGCAACCGCCGTGCTCGCCGCTCTCTACGAGCGCGGCCGCAGTGGCAGGGGTCAGCGGGTCGAGATCGCGCTTCTCACGAGCCTGCAGGCGGCACTGGTCAATCAGGCGTCTGCTCTGCACGCGACCGGCAGTACTCCGCGGTCGCTGGGCAATCGGCATCCGTCGATCGCGCCGTACGAGACGGTGAAGACCGGGGAGGGTGCGCTCGCGCTCGCCGTGGGAAACGACGCGCAGTTCGCGCGGCTGTGCGCGGTGCTCGGGGCGCCAGGGCTCAGTGCGGATCCCCGGTTCGCAACGAACGGACAGCGGGTCGCGCACCGCGATGCGCTCATCGACGAGCTGGAGCGGCGTCTTCAGGCGGACTCTGCATCCGCGTGGGCCGATCGCCTCATGGATGCCGGAGTGCCGGCCGGGACGATCGGCACCGTGGCTGACGGCTTTGCGCTCGCCGAGCGTCTCGGGCTTTCGCCGGTGGTGGAGGTCGACGGTGGCACGGCGCAGACGAGATCGCCTCTGCGGTTGTCGCGGACCCCGATCACCGAGTACCGGCGTCCACCACACCTCGATGAGCACGGCGAGGAGATCCGCCGCTGGCTCGACGCCGACATCGCCGCCGGCGACCCTGAAGGAGAGACCCATGGCATCCCTTGA